A single region of the Gossypium arboreum isolate Shixiya-1 chromosome 12, ASM2569848v2, whole genome shotgun sequence genome encodes:
- the LOC108458942 gene encoding LOW QUALITY PROTEIN: protein phosphatase 2C 32 (The sequence of the model RefSeq protein was modified relative to this genomic sequence to represent the inferred CDS: inserted 2 bases in 1 codon; substituted 11 bases at 11 genomic stop codons), which yields MARQRNGSYVQCGDSPTLGEDGGATTFALVSDRRXSIRKSSIGSKIRNIHHKXKSLXKKLFPXSHDWHIDEIYVDERIVXSLXPLRRCKFGVVDHDVVLRAMALVLESIEEAHIEMVEKALDVNPMLALIVSCILVMLMNDQDVYVMNLGNSHVVLVXEKPNDCHSNPNLVKDDLKHRNRSSESLLHMELGRISEKSRMHNENGSISIVNKNRDISICQLKMNVVQLSFDHNTSIEEEISRIKTEHPYNDKAILNDRVKRXLKVKRAFGVSFLKKLVEALLEIFXIDHIGNAHXLSCIPSIVHNQLSSSDRFLVLSFDGLHXYFSNKEVVXHVIWFMENQR from the exons ATGGCTAGACAAAGAAATGGTTCGTACGTACAATGTGGCGATTCTCCAACTTTGGGAGAAGATGGTGGTGCCACAACTTTTGCTTTGGTTTCAGACCGAAGATAGAGCATAAGAAAGTCTTCGATTGGTTCGAAGATAAGAAATATACATCATAAGTAAAAGTCATTATAAAAGAAGCTATTTCCTTAGAGTCATGATTGGCACATAGACGAGATTTATGTTGATGAGAGAATAGTTTAATCTTTGTGACCTCTTAGGAGGTGCAAGTTTGGAGTTGTGGATCATGATGTTGTCTTGCGAGCAATGGCTCTAGTGCTAGAAAGTATCGAAGAGGCTCATATAGAAATGGTGGAAAAGGCTCTTGATGTAAACCCGATGCTCGCTTTGATAGTATCATGTATTCTAGTAATGTTAATGAATGACCAAGATGTATATGTCATGAACCTTGGGAATAGCCATGTGGTCTTAGTATAAGAAAAACCAAACGATTGTCACTCGAATCCAAATCTTGTGAAGGATGATTTGAAGCATAGAAATAGATCGAGTGAATCATTGTTGCATATGGAGTTAGGTAGAATATCCGAAAAGTCTCGCATGCATAATGAAAATGGGTCGATTAGTATAGTAAACAAGAATCGAGACATCTCTATATGCCAGTTGAAGATGAATGTGGTTCAACTTTCCTTTGACCACAACACGAGTATTGAAGAG GAAATCTCGAGAATAAAAACAGAACATCCCTATAATGACAAAGCCATTTTGAATGATAGGGTGAAGAGGTAATTGAAAGTCAAACGAGCATTTGGTGTCAGTTTCCTAAAGAAG CTTGTAGAAGCTCTGTTAGAGATATTTTGAATTGATCATATAGGAAATGCTCATTAGCTTAGCTGCATACCCTCTATTGTTCACAATCAACTCTCTTCAAGTGATCGATTCTTGGTATTATCATTCGACGGGCTTCACTAATATTTTAGCAACAAAGAGGTTGT TCATGTCATATGGTTTATGGAAAATCAGAGATAG
- the LOC108460908 gene encoding pectin acetylesterase 3 isoform X2 codes for MIMKLVLLWVLGMWSVSGIDLSRSESFLSYLDEEVTVSPGSTTTLIVPLTLIQGAASKGAVCLDGTLPGYHLHRGFGSGANSWVIHLEGGGWCNTIRTCVFRKTTRRGSSKFMEKSIIFTGILSNKAEENPDFYNWNRVRVRYCDGASFAGEGQNEANKLYFRGQRIWLAAMEELMAKGMQNANQALLSGCSAGGLASILHCDEFKNLFPETTKVKCLSDAGLFLDATNVAGGHNLRDMYEGVVTLQGVQKNLPSTCTSQKDPTSCFFPQNLVSNVKTPMFLLNAAYDAWQVDQSLIPSLADPHGLWRACKTNRSHCNSLQIQFFQVRETRYLVRE; via the exons atgaTAATGAAGCTTGTTTTGTTATGGGTTTTGGGTATGTGGAGTGTTTCTGGGATTGATTTGAGCCGATCTGAGAGTTTTCTTTCGTATTTAGATGAAGAAGTTACAGTGTCTCCTGGTAGTACCACCACTCTTATAGTTCCTCTCACTCTCATTCAAGGAGCTGCTTCTAAAGGAGCTG TTTGTTTGGATGGAACGCTTCCTGGTTATCATCTTCATCGTGGGTTCGGGTCAGGTGCAAACAGTTGGGTTATCCATTtagag GGAGGTGGATGGTGTAATACCATTCGAACTTGTGTATTCCGCAAAACTACAAGGCGTGGTTCATCGAAATTTATGGAGAAGTCCATAATTTTCACTGGAATTTTGAGCAACAAAGCTGAAGAAAATCCTG ATTTCTACAATTGGAATAGAGTTAGGGTACGTTACTGTGATGGGGCATCTTTTGCTGGTGAAGGCCAAAATGAG GCTAACAAGCTTTATTTTAGAGGACAAAGGATCTGGTTAGCTGCCATGGAAGAATTAATGGCTAAAGGAATGCAAAATGCTAATCAG GCACTTCTTTCTGGATGTTCAGCTGGGGGTCTAGCTTCTATTCTTCATTGCGATGAATTTAAGAATTTGTTTCCGGAAACTACCAAAGTGAAATGTCTAAGTGATGCTGGACTGTTCCTTGACGC AACAAATGTTGCTGGTGGCCATAACTTAAGGGATATGTATGAAGGTGTGGTTACTTTGCAG GGTGTACAAAAGAATCTGCCAAGTACTTGTACCAGCCAAAAGGATCCAACTTCG TGTTTCTTCCCTCAAAACTTGGTTTCAAATGTTAAGACCCCTATGTTTCTTCTCAATGCAGCCTATGATGCTTGGCAG GTTGACCAGAGTTTAATTCCATCACTGGCTGATCCGCATGGCTTGTGGCGTGCGTGCAAAACGAATCGTTCTCATTGCAACTCATTGCAGATTCAGTTTTTTCAAG TCAGAGAGACAAGATACTTGGTACGAGAATGA
- the LOC108460909 gene encoding uncharacterized protein LOC108460909: MASDESMTVVSSIHDDEYDDIDVGFHPHNLSRLSMCNSSMYTNEDDDDDDDMGMYMSRLSIESFDADVDEEFTVKELSSDSDGEPSCYSLPATPPRRRSRPRAAVVKDYASENEAQRPRGRRSKDLRKRRVIKGRWIDKEMGCKHEGKNKSGLYYNYSHSNYSGSFSGESEGGVVVITRPKGGKRSLCMDMEEVKACRDLGLELEMPGRVSLSGSAIDNTSSGGNSPIANWCISSPGDDPRDVKARLKVWAQAVALASTSRHCS; encoded by the exons ATGGCATCAGATGAAAGCATGACGGTTGTTTCATCTATCCATGATGATGAATATGATGATATTGATGTTGGGTTTCATCCACATAATTTATCCAGGCTTTCTATGTGTAATAGTTCCATGTATACTAATGAAGACGACGACGACGATGATGATATGGGGATGTATATGTCAAGGTTATCGATCGAAAGCTTCGATGCAGACGTTGACGAGGAGTTCACCGTCAAGGAACTTTCATCGGATTCCGACGGCGAACCTAGTTGTTACTCTCTTCCCGCCACGCCCCCTCGTCGGAGGAGTAGACCCAGGGCGGCGGTGGTCAAGGATTACGCTAGTGAAAACGAAGCTCAGAGACCGAGAGGGCGGCGGAGCAAGGATTTGAGGAAGAGGAGAGTTATAAAGGGAAGATGGATTGATAAAGAAATGGGTTGTAAACATGAAGGGAAGAACAAAAGTGGGTTGTACTACAATTACAGCCATAGCAATTACAGTGGGAGTTTTAGTGGTGAAAGTGAAGGGGGTGTAGTGGTGATTACGAGACCTAAAGGTGGAAAACGATCGTTGTGTATGGATATGGAGGAAGTGAAGGCATGTAGGGACTTAGGGTTGGAATTGGAGATGCCTGGTCGTGTTTCATTATCAGGTTCCGCCATTGATAATACTAGTAGTGGTGGTAATTCCCCCATTGCTAATTGGTGTATCTCTAGCCCTG GTGATGATCCTAGAGATGTCAAGGCTCGGTTGAAAGTTTGGGCACAAGCAGTGGCTCTTGCATCCACTTCCAGGCATTGTAGTTGA
- the LOC108460908 gene encoding pectin acetylesterase 3 isoform X1 encodes MIMKLVLLWVLGMWSVSGIDLSRSESFLSYLDEEVTVSPGSTTTLIVPLTLIQGAASKGAVCLDGTLPGYHLHRGFGSGANSWVIHLEGGGWCNTIRTCVFRKTTRRGSSKFMEKSIIFTGILSNKAEENPDFYNWNRVRVRYCDGASFAGEGQNEANKLYFRGQRIWLAAMEELMAKGMQNANQALLSGCSAGGLASILHCDEFKNLFPETTKVKCLSDAGLFLDATNVAGGHNLRDMYEGVVTLQGVQKNLPSTCTSQKDPTSCFFPQNLVSNVKTPMFLLNAAYDAWQVDQSLIPSLADPHGLWRACKTNRSHCNSLQIQFFQDFRNQMLNAVKIFSESNQNGLFINSCFAHCQSERQDTWYENDSPRIGNKGIAVSVGDWFFDRTAVKAIDCPYPCDKTCHDVILK; translated from the exons atgaTAATGAAGCTTGTTTTGTTATGGGTTTTGGGTATGTGGAGTGTTTCTGGGATTGATTTGAGCCGATCTGAGAGTTTTCTTTCGTATTTAGATGAAGAAGTTACAGTGTCTCCTGGTAGTACCACCACTCTTATAGTTCCTCTCACTCTCATTCAAGGAGCTGCTTCTAAAGGAGCTG TTTGTTTGGATGGAACGCTTCCTGGTTATCATCTTCATCGTGGGTTCGGGTCAGGTGCAAACAGTTGGGTTATCCATTtagag GGAGGTGGATGGTGTAATACCATTCGAACTTGTGTATTCCGCAAAACTACAAGGCGTGGTTCATCGAAATTTATGGAGAAGTCCATAATTTTCACTGGAATTTTGAGCAACAAAGCTGAAGAAAATCCTG ATTTCTACAATTGGAATAGAGTTAGGGTACGTTACTGTGATGGGGCATCTTTTGCTGGTGAAGGCCAAAATGAG GCTAACAAGCTTTATTTTAGAGGACAAAGGATCTGGTTAGCTGCCATGGAAGAATTAATGGCTAAAGGAATGCAAAATGCTAATCAG GCACTTCTTTCTGGATGTTCAGCTGGGGGTCTAGCTTCTATTCTTCATTGCGATGAATTTAAGAATTTGTTTCCGGAAACTACCAAAGTGAAATGTCTAAGTGATGCTGGACTGTTCCTTGACGC AACAAATGTTGCTGGTGGCCATAACTTAAGGGATATGTATGAAGGTGTGGTTACTTTGCAG GGTGTACAAAAGAATCTGCCAAGTACTTGTACCAGCCAAAAGGATCCAACTTCG TGTTTCTTCCCTCAAAACTTGGTTTCAAATGTTAAGACCCCTATGTTTCTTCTCAATGCAGCCTATGATGCTTGGCAG GTTGACCAGAGTTTAATTCCATCACTGGCTGATCCGCATGGCTTGTGGCGTGCGTGCAAAACGAATCGTTCTCATTGCAACTCATTGCAGATTCAGTTTTTTCAAG ACTTTAGGAACCAAATGCTCAATGCCGTAAAAATATTCTCCGAGTCCAATCAAAATGGTTTATTCATAAATTCTTGTTTCGCTCACTGCCAGTCAGAGAGACAAGATACTTGGTACGAGAATGATTCTCCTCGTATTGGAAACAAG GGAATTGCAGTGTCGGTCGGAGATTGGTTCTTTGACCGAACAGCCGTTAAAGCTATCGATTGTCCGTACCCTTGCGACAAAACTTGTCATGATGTTATCCTCAAGTGA